A stretch of the Candidatus Schekmanbacteria bacterium genome encodes the following:
- a CDS encoding SDR family oxidoreductase yields MKEISLKGKKAVITGGAKNMGRIIALELARLGVDIAVGYYKSFREAEMTVKEIQAFGVKALSVKADIRKSSEAEGFVESAVRGLGGIDYLINNAGYFQSADIDKVDRKMWFDALTTNLTGPFFCAQKAAEYMKRQGSGKIVNISSLGGIRPWPKSIPYCASKAGLIMLTQCLAVALAPEIQVNAIAPGMITLPDSYSDEIRERIVKRIPLKKTGKFEDIAKAVVFLLSESNFTTGEVLTIDGGQKLR; encoded by the coding sequence ATGAAGGAAATATCATTAAAAGGGAAAAAAGCGGTAATCACAGGCGGAGCAAAGAATATGGGAAGGATTATTGCATTGGAACTTGCCCGCCTTGGAGTGGATATTGCTGTTGGATACTACAAATCCTTCAGGGAAGCAGAAATGACAGTAAAAGAGATTCAAGCTTTCGGCGTGAAGGCCTTGTCCGTCAAAGCTGATATCAGAAAAAGCTCTGAAGCTGAAGGATTTGTAGAATCTGCGGTGAGAGGTTTAGGAGGGATTGATTATTTGATAAATAATGCGGGCTATTTTCAGTCTGCAGACATAGATAAGGTTGATAGGAAGATGTGGTTTGATGCTTTGACTACAAATCTTACCGGTCCCTTTTTTTGTGCCCAAAAAGCTGCCGAGTATATGAAAAGACAAGGGTCTGGAAAAATTGTCAATATTTCGTCTCTTGGGGGAATAAGGCCTTGGCCTAAATCGATTCCTTATTGCGCTTCGAAAGCAGGACTTATTATGTTGACTCAGTGTCTTGCTGTTGCACTGGCTCCTGAGATTCAGGTAAATGCCATTGCCCCGGGGATGATTACGCTTCCTGATAGTTATAGTGATGAAATACGGGAAAGGATAGTAAAGAGAATACCTCTTAAGAAGACAGGAAAATTTGAAGATATAGCGAAAGCAGTCGTTTTTTTGCTTTCTGAATCAAATTTTACGACTGGCGAAGTTTTGACAATCGATGGAGGCCAAAAGTTAAGGTGA
- a CDS encoding aspartate ammonia-lyase, whose translation MGNKKTKRGKRKFRVENDSLGKKKIPVEAYYGIQTLRAVENFEISSAKTPSEIIYAIAEIKSAAARANADLKVLSKKISNAIIKASKEIVAGKFDEHFVVDAYQAGAGTSSHMNVNEVIANRANEILGSERGTYVPIHPNDHVNYGQSTNDVFPTAMRIASLRLLKGVLDETEKLSDSLRKKEKEFRDVVKSGRTHLQDAVPMTLGNEFGAYAQNVERWHYNISLCVPSLQELGIGGSAVGSGINTAEGYKKLVVKYLAQETGLKLKSAKNLFEAMQSMSPFLQLSSSLKNYAIDLSRICNDLRLMSSGPATGLNEINLPPVQPGSSIMPGKVNPVIAEAMNMVCYQVIGNDTAISYASQAGQLELNVMMPLIAFNIVNSLKILAAGLKMFREKCIVGISANKGICRFYAERSEGIATALNRYIGYSRAAEIVKLAKRSKKSVIDIIREKKILTEKEIEKLLST comes from the coding sequence ATGGGCAATAAGAAAACCAAAAGAGGTAAAAGGAAGTTTAGAGTCGAAAATGATTCCTTGGGTAAAAAGAAAATCCCTGTAGAAGCTTACTATGGCATCCAAACCTTGCGTGCTGTGGAAAATTTCGAAATAAGCAGTGCAAAGACTCCCAGCGAAATAATTTATGCCATTGCTGAAATAAAGTCTGCAGCTGCTCGAGCCAACGCCGATCTGAAGGTCCTGAGTAAAAAAATTTCAAATGCCATCATAAAAGCATCTAAAGAAATTGTTGCAGGAAAATTTGATGAACATTTCGTTGTAGATGCCTATCAGGCAGGTGCAGGCACTTCATCGCATATGAATGTAAACGAAGTGATTGCAAATAGGGCAAATGAAATACTTGGCAGTGAGCGCGGTACTTATGTCCCCATCCATCCCAATGATCATGTCAATTATGGACAATCGACAAACGATGTCTTCCCAACTGCAATGCGAATTGCTTCTCTTCGCCTTTTGAAAGGAGTTCTTGATGAAACTGAAAAACTATCTGATTCTTTGAGGAAGAAGGAAAAAGAATTTAGAGATGTAGTAAAGTCAGGAAGAACACATCTTCAGGATGCTGTGCCAATGACATTGGGTAATGAATTTGGCGCTTATGCACAGAATGTAGAGAGATGGCATTACAATATCTCATTGTGTGTACCGTCATTACAAGAGCTTGGCATCGGCGGTTCAGCTGTTGGCAGCGGCATCAATACGGCTGAAGGTTATAAAAAATTAGTTGTGAAATATTTGGCGCAGGAGACAGGACTGAAGCTTAAATCGGCGAAAAATCTGTTCGAAGCAATGCAGAGTATGTCTCCTTTCTTACAGCTTTCGAGCTCTTTAAAAAACTATGCCATAGACCTATCGAGAATATGCAATGACCTGCGTTTAATGTCTTCAGGTCCTGCAACTGGCCTCAATGAAATCAATCTTCCTCCAGTCCAACCCGGCTCATCCATTATGCCCGGCAAAGTCAATCCTGTGATTGCTGAGGCGATGAATATGGTCTGTTATCAAGTAATAGGCAATGATACGGCCATTTCCTATGCCTCTCAAGCAGGACAGCTCGAGCTCAATGTGATGATGCCTTTAATAGCTTTTAATATCGTAAACAGCCTTAAAATTTTGGCTGCGGGGTTAAAGATGTTTCGTGAAAAGTGCATCGTTGGAATATCAGCCAATAAAGGTATATGTCGTTTTTATGCTGAAAGAAGCGAAGGAATCGCAACAGCACTCAATAGATATATAGGATACAGCCGGGCGGCAGAGATAGTAAAACTTGCAAAGAGGAGCAAAAAATCAGTAATCGATATTATAAGGGAGAAAAAAATTTTGACAGAAAAGGAAATTGAGAAACTTCTTTCGACATAA
- a CDS encoding cob(I)yrinic acid a,c-diamide adenosyltransferase, which yields MSISTGAGDKGTTSLYSGERVKKYSLRPEAYGTVDEFGAYLGAARCIAENPKTKEIIIYIQSSLFPLCTELATSPEKRSKIKKFIGEEEISQIELWIKELEEELELPPSLVLPGENLSSSLLHIARTVIRRAERRIVELSEKEEGVSPNLLKYVNRLSDIVYLLACLEAGGR from the coding sequence ATGTCAATATCTACGGGCGCAGGAGATAAAGGTACGACAAGCCTTTACAGTGGCGAAAGAGTAAAAAAATATAGTTTAAGGCCTGAAGCTTATGGCACGGTCGATGAATTTGGTGCATATCTTGGTGCGGCAAGATGTATAGCAGAAAATCCAAAGACAAAGGAGATAATCATCTATATACAATCTTCTCTTTTCCCGCTTTGTACTGAATTGGCGACTTCACCTGAAAAACGCAGTAAAATAAAGAAATTCATTGGAGAAGAAGAAATCTCACAGATTGAATTATGGATCAAGGAATTGGAAGAAGAACTTGAATTGCCTCCCTCTCTCGTGCTTCCAGGTGAAAATCTCTCTTCCTCACTGCTTCATATTGCAAGGACTGTGATAAGGCGTGCGGAAAGAAGGATTGTTGAACTTTCGGAAAAGGAGGAAGGCGTAAGTCCCAATCTTCTTAAATATGTCAACCGATTGTCAGATATCGTTTATCTCCTTGCATGCCTTGAAGCAGGAGGGAGATAA
- a CDS encoding cysteine hydrolase, which yields MAIIVIDMLRGFLEKGYPLFCGTDSRKIILPIRNLLEKRIEKEKVIFLRDEHREDDPEFRVFPKHCLEGSIESQVVPELQEFWKKGIDVPKTRFSGFFGTNLDEILRKNTADDESITAVGVCTDICVMYTVADLRSRDYDVIVPADCVASFDKKAHKFALDHMEKILGAKVI from the coding sequence ATGGCAATCATTGTTATAGATATGCTCAGGGGATTTCTTGAAAAGGGTTATCCCCTCTTTTGCGGTACAGATTCAAGAAAAATCATATTACCGATTAGAAACCTTCTTGAAAAAAGAATTGAGAAAGAAAAGGTCATATTTTTGCGCGATGAACATCGCGAAGATGATCCTGAATTTCGTGTTTTCCCAAAACATTGCCTCGAGGGCTCTATAGAATCACAGGTTGTTCCTGAGCTACAGGAGTTTTGGAAAAAGGGGATCGATGTACCAAAAACCCGCTTCAGTGGTTTCTTTGGAACAAACCTTGATGAGATATTGAGAAAAAACACGGCAGACGATGAATCTATAACTGCTGTTGGTGTATGCACCGATATATGTGTAATGTATACCGTTGCAGACCTTCGTTCGCGAGACTATGATGTAATAGTTCCTGCAGATTGCGTTGCTTCTTTCGATAAAAAAGCTCATAAGTTTGCTTTAGATCATATGGAAAAAATATTGGGAGCAAAAGTTATTTGA
- the sucB gene encoding dihydrolipoyllysine-residue succinyltransferase, whose amino-acid sequence MPVPVIMPQLGESVVEGTIAKWFKKEGDKVVKDEPLLEINTDKVNIEVPCPADGILLKILVKEEETVAVGTKLGLIALEGEEAKVEETETEEERAGIKPAEILEEPTAAIEKAKKEKTEKRRYSPAVRRLAREYGIDPEEIQGTGAGGRVTRDDILAYVEKKAEGIVDEEILDLHPEFWAGVVKKVPLKEGEKEEEIVPLSAVRKAIARQMLRSKKEAPHVTTWDEADMTGWVNFLKKRRQAINEKYGIHLTYMPFIIKAVVLALKEFPVLNSSLVNDEIKVKKYYNIGVAVATERGLIVPVIHSADKKSVREIAKELEELARKARGDKLSLQDVHEGTFTITNAGGYGAIASTPIINYPEVAILGVHKIMEKPVVFEGEITKRWMMNLCLSFDHRVVDGVPAVKFLHRVKEYLEEPEMWIVEFV is encoded by the coding sequence ATGCCTGTCCCTGTTATTATGCCACAGCTTGGAGAAAGTGTTGTTGAAGGTACAATTGCAAAATGGTTTAAAAAGGAAGGGGACAAAGTCGTCAAAGATGAGCCACTCCTTGAAATAAACACGGATAAGGTGAATATTGAGGTCCCCTGTCCTGCTGACGGAATCCTTTTGAAAATACTCGTTAAAGAAGAAGAGACCGTTGCAGTTGGTACAAAACTTGGATTGATTGCTCTTGAAGGAGAAGAAGCAAAAGTAGAAGAGACTGAGACAGAAGAGGAAAGAGCAGGAATAAAACCTGCCGAAATTCTTGAAGAGCCAACAGCCGCTATAGAAAAAGCAAAGAAGGAAAAAACTGAAAAAAGACGCTATTCACCTGCTGTTAGACGGCTTGCAAGGGAGTATGGAATAGACCCTGAGGAGATTCAAGGTACAGGTGCAGGTGGCAGAGTAACACGAGATGATATCCTTGCTTATGTTGAAAAGAAAGCGGAAGGAATAGTAGATGAAGAAATTTTAGACCTTCATCCAGAATTTTGGGCAGGAGTTGTCAAGAAAGTTCCCTTGAAGGAAGGTGAAAAGGAAGAAGAGATTGTTCCTCTTTCTGCTGTCAGAAAAGCAATTGCCCGTCAAATGTTGAGAAGCAAAAAGGAAGCGCCTCATGTAACCACATGGGATGAGGCAGATATGACAGGATGGGTAAATTTTTTGAAGAAGCGCAGACAGGCAATCAATGAAAAGTACGGCATCCATCTCACATATATGCCATTTATAATAAAAGCAGTCGTTTTGGCGCTGAAAGAGTTCCCTGTTCTGAATTCCTCCCTCGTGAATGATGAGATAAAGGTTAAGAAATACTATAATATTGGTGTTGCCGTTGCCACGGAAAGAGGATTGATTGTCCCTGTAATCCATTCAGCTGACAAGAAGAGTGTCAGGGAGATTGCTAAGGAATTGGAAGAGCTTGCAAGGAAAGCGAGAGGAGACAAACTTTCTTTACAAGATGTCCATGAAGGCACCTTTACAATAACTAACGCAGGTGGCTATGGCGCAATTGCTTCAACTCCTATTATCAATTATCCGGAAGTAGCTATTCTCGGTGTCCACAAAATAATGGAAAAACCTGTTGTCTTTGAAGGCGAGATTACTAAAAGATGGATGATGAACCTCTGTCTTTCATTTGACCATAGAGTAGTTGACGGTGTGCCTGCTGTCAAATTTCTGCATAGGGTAAAAGAGTATCTTGAAGAACCTGAAATGTGGATTGTAGAGTTTGTTTAA